The Macaca nemestrina isolate mMacNem1 chromosome 9, mMacNem.hap1, whole genome shotgun sequence genome includes the window AAAATGCATGACTGccattaacatatatattaacaGCTACATATACTATGTTAGGACTTGCACTTCCAATAtgctgttttattaattttcctgCTGCTCCTTTTCTCCGTGTACATCATGTTGATTCAAACGAAATGAAGCTATTAAATAGTACATTATAACTATTGCTTTGCATAAACCTATTGAAtgtttttatcttccttttgaaaatgtaaacctgagattattaatatttttattatccaaacaaatttaaaaagaatattctgtTATATTTCCATTCTCCCTGAATAGTTCTATTGTCTGAACTTCCTTAACATTTGTTTGGCCTGGCGTTTCCctataacattatatattaacATAGTAATCTGGAGACCCAGACGTTTTTATCCAGCAATGCAATATAGGGCCTTTCAACTTCAACCAAACTAAAACATTTAACGAGAACCTAAGTCTCGCACcccagctcctttttttttttttttaagaatatggTGGTGACAATACCAGACCTTACCATTTTAATTCTACCACGTgtagatttaatttttaacaaaacattATGTAGAATATTAAGAAGGACAAAACATATTTGGCTTTAGAGAGTTTGCAGCATAGGCAGTTGTGAAAATATACAAGTAATTGgacatagaaaacaaatatagctACAGGATTAATacattcttttctcttccctaCTAAGAATTTGTACGGAAATTCCACCAGGAGGCAGCAGAAGAGCGGGTTTCTCTCACCTCCCCGGCGGACGCCGGAGACACGGCGGAGCCTGATGTCCCTCAGAGCTTTAATCTTCCCCTCAGTCGCCTTTCCCCTCACCCGCCTCTAATTAAGTCAGAAAGGCCCTGTATTTATTTGCCCATGAACTGACACAGCAAACCAACAGCAGCCATTGTAGTGTGAATGGATTTGCGACCAGGCAAGGGGCTTCAGCCGGGATTACCCGCCCCGCAGCCGGATGAATGTGCTGAGCACAAAGTCTGCTCAAAGCCGAGCAAACGGACTATTTGTGAAAATGCCATCCTGGCTCAAGTCTGATTAAGACCGGGGGTCCCCAGGCCGTTTGATCTTCGCTCATCAAAGAGAGTCTTTAAACAAGCTTCATTTTACACTACTGTATGCTAGCGACGGGTTGTGACACCCAAGTGCAGCCACCGTGAGCAGCCAGCACTGGGAGCGCGTGAACAATGGAGATTCGCCGCGCCGCCTGGTGCAGGGCGCGGGCCCTGAGCGCTGGGAAACGCGCCCGCGCTGGAGGCAGGGCCTTTGCGGAAAGACTCAGGTTTGGGAACCCATAGGTCTGCCCGAGAGGTATCCCGACGTGCCTCCTGCCAAGGACTCCTAGACTTCTctgaaaatgatttaatttttttaacttaagggTGATGAAGAATCCTTACAGGAGTTAATTATAcatccctcctcctcttccccgcCAAAAGTTAATAGTTCCATTTAATAGCCTACATCTTCCACTCTTTAGTATTTCTAAGACTGGGTGTCAAGACTCAAGTGTTTTTAAGGTCCTACTTTCTACTTTTCACCTTAAGGGGCTTTACAATTCACTAGTTGCAGAATTAGTGATAGCCGAAAACATCAGCTTTAAATAATACAACCAATTTTGTGATGGGAAAACAACctctatctacacacacacacacacacacacacacacacacacacacacacattttttagaAAGTCGCTTGGTTCAAGTAATTCACGTTATTTCCAGGCACTTAATACTTACATGCCAGTCTCTTCAAAATCGACATGCTTAGTATCGATGTCAATGATTATTACTTGATCTTCAGGCTGCATAAGAGAACAGACTCCTTGCAGGATGTTCTTATTTAACCTGAGCAAAAGAAAAAGCCTTCTCTTggcagtgctgaaagaaaaagaaaagaaagagagagaggaagagaaagagacttttGTAGTGAAAAGGAACCTCTCCGTCTCCCCTTCAtcccattttataaagaaaagccagCACCACACCAAGAGTTAAGCGGCTTTCCCATATTTAGGAGCCAGATTATGGCTGGCACCCTATACAGAGTACCATCCCCAGCCTTCTGACTCCTTGGCACGATGCCTTTCTTGGCCATGCCCTGGGAGAAGAGCTGTCTTATAAAGGAGGTAATAATAGGAACTCAATGACGTGGAAGAAAACTGTTTTTCTCTAGATGCGGAGACTGTTTCATGGGATCCTACATCCTGCTTTCTGCAGACACTGGCCTATCCTTAGGGTTGGAGATGTTAAATCCTTTAGGGGACTCAAAGAGGACATTGCACTCCCTATATCCACCACCACAGACCTTTCTGAGTATCAGGACCTCAGAAAAGATGCAGGCAGATATCTATGTGGTTTAGGCACTATCTTCACTGTGTTTTAGTCAAATGTTTCTGGGTTCCGGGCTCTACTCTCAGATTAACTTTCAATGTCCTGCTCTAGTAAAACACATCTTCTGAGCTTGGTTAGAAAGCTACAACGGAGCCTGATTTATCTGGGCTGACCATCTCCACTGCTCAAATAAACATAATCACGGTCAAATCTTGCCTTCTGTTTGTACTGAGGAGTGCAGAAAATCCAGCTCTCAGGGGAGTCATAACATGGACTAGGTCTAAAAGTTCTTTTAACATCACGAAGAACATTAAGACTAAACTGTTTTAAAAGTCAATGAGAAAGTCGTATcactttgtaatcccagcagtttgggaggccaaggtgggaggatcacttgagcccaagagtttgagaccggctctgcctggcaacatagtgaaaccctgtttctacaaaaaatttaaaaattagccaggtgtggtggcatgaagctgtagtcccagctactggggggtgaggtgggagaaccacttgagcctgggaggtcaaggctgcagttagccatgattgcaccactacactccagcctgagcgacagaatgagaccctgtctcaaaaaatatataaaaatatattaaattttttaaaaaaatcaacagtcACAAATAACAGAGATGGAAAAATAGTCGGTGAATATCATGGTGTGTTTTGGAGTGTATTTGTCTGTCTCCTTCATGGATGAAAAGGTTGAGAAATATTCTATGTGTGGCATCCAgcacttaaaatataaagaagacaTGTATTATTATGCTGTTCCTGAGTTATGAGATTCAATTCCACACTGATAAGCGTATTTcacctatttaaaaatataatacaaaatattaaacttGTTACATTAATTATGATCATATTTATACCAGATTGAATAGGAGGCAGGATTCCCTACAGGACTAAATAAACTCAGTTTAATAAACTAAATTCACCTACCCTGGCTCACacctcctctgtcacccagctgtaAGAGAGACTCACACAATCACCAGAACCTTCTCTCCTTCCTGAGACGTGTTGGTCACAGTTCCTGCACCTTTTTATTGCTTCTCCATGACCTGGTATCTGCCAAAATATAATCGATGGTGGAAAAATTTTTACCCCCAGCCccatataaatatattgtatttcCCCAACTACTCACGGACTGAAAGCTTTCTGAGGACAAGAAGCCTGCCTTTCATATTGTGAGATATGCTCCCAATAATGGGTACATGCCGAATATTAACTGGCTGCTGATGGAACAATGAGTTTTACTGTACCTCTTTATCTACCTTGCACTCTTGTTGCCAGTGAGCAAACCACATCCTGGAAAGGATTTTCAAATGGAGAAAAAGCACTGAAAAAGTAAATTTCCTCATTTGGAACAAAGGTAAGATTTACTATGTACTTAGCCCTCTCTGAGGACCACCCATGTAATTTCTCCACTGAATAATTTGTGAGGTTACCTCTCCTCTGCCCACTAAATGATATGAAGGTAGATTATATGAGAACTCATCTTTTATCACACAATATCATGTATAATGCTTAGCACAAAGTAGGAACTCAGGTATTGACCAAATCATTATTCATTTTAAACTCATGACAACTTCAGGAGCAACGTGAAAGATGAGTAAGAAGGTAGAAGCTAGCCCGCTCTTGAACTTCTATGCTTGGTTTAGCTCTCCTGACTCAGTACCACAGATTCTGTCCAGACTCAGTGAATATTGAAACATAATAGACATATGATTTGTTTTCAGAGATCAAGGTTGAATTTATGCAACAAGCCTCTTTGTTATAACAGAATTTTCCCTTTGTTGATTAAATTGTtccactttcttctcttttgccCCAGGCAatggattttttgtgtgtgaaaccAAGCTTTTAATGAACCAAGTTCATTAAATGTATTAATCATATACTATCTCTTCAGAAAAAAAGGCAAGAGATTGATCTTTAATGTGGCATAGATGTATTTCTAGATTCTAAATATTTAAACAGGGTAATAGcactaaaaagaaacattttcaacCTTCTGATTGGCAGGCGGATTTTTCTCCACATTTCAACGTCATTTAAACTTAATACAGCTTGCAGATTTCCTAGTACAGTGAAGGTGCTTAACGCATAAATTCCTGACAGGATAATTTCCTGGGCAGATGGAATTTGGGATGGGAGGAACACTAGTCTAACTAGGGTACCATTCAAGAATGATTTAGATGATGCTCTTAATATTACCTTTGAAACTGAAGGAACTAGAACACAGACCATGGTAAATTGTGTTTTAATTACTCTTTACCCCACTAAACTTCAGGATTTTATTACTTTAAGATTGTCACTGGCTTTACTTGGTGGTGGCCCCAGTTCTGACTACAGTAGGTCAGTCAGCATGTGGAGTCATTATAGACAGCCTAAATCTATACAGCTTAGAGGagcacaaaataaatatatcttacTCTTTATTAATTCAATAGTGATTATCCAATCATCTCTCCTTTTTCGAGACTCACAAAACTTTTGCCTATTTTCTGACACTTATAATATCAATCTGTTTCTAAAAGAAttgtgtacatttttatatttattactataattttattgttactacatcttttattattactgtaattagaataaagagaactttattctttaaaatgagaactgtgtctcataaatatttgtattcattgtgcccctcccccaccacccatctcaccaaaaaatttaaaaaataaaaataaggcaacAACCCAGAGGGCAgcccaatgccagagctctaggCTTCCAATAAGTTTTTGTTGAATTAAATAGATCATTTCCCATTTATAAGCATGACatcattcttatacaccagcTTTACTTTATTACATCTATACACCAATTTTAATGACATCAAATTCTCTTTCTAATTCACTTTCAGCTCTTCTTCTCCTCAAGGTAGTTTCTTATCTCCCTAGAAGGGGTATTGCGTGGTCCCATGCAAGGTATGACTTGGGAGCAAACCCTGCGTTCGGAAACATTGCGATATGATATACTAATGAGGAAGTCAGGCGCTAAGCCCTAAGGGTTTCTATTGCCCCGCATTAGCCCACCACTGAGAAGGGAGAACGGGGAAAGGCGACTGACCCGGTACGTTGGACCCTGTCCGCTTTGGCCCCGGCCACTTTGATCTCAAGCGTCTGCCTAATCAAGTTCATCTACTGCCGCGATTGCCCTGATTCAAAGAACATTAAATGGTTTGATTATCGGACGGTCATTTCCCTCTTCCCTACAGCCCTGATCTAATTTCTAAACCCCAGTCTCTCGCCTCCCTCTCTAAACTTCCCATCAAAAGAGAATTAGCTCTTCTTCCTTCTTACCCTCGTTTGATGTGcaaatttccttctctttgcaCATTTTTCTCGCAGAGgcagggggagagggggaggagggcaACTGAACGACCTTAAACCAGGGATTTAACTCAGATCTGCAAACCGCGACTCTGAAGGGTTAATGAGCAACTTGCACCCGCCACCTGGCCCTCTCAGAGGCGTCTTGCTAGAGCCATTGAATTACAGATCGGTTTGTATTTAATACTGAATATGACTTGTGCGCACAGTCAGCGAGTATTGGCGTAAGGGAGAGGTGCAAAAAGTGCTTTTGCAGAGCGTATCACCCCACGGCTCTGAAAAGTATTTCAGATCTGGATAATTCAACCCTTACTGCCAGTCAAGGGCACCCAAGTTCCCAGAGTTCCTCCTGCCGCCTGCATTTATTAAAGTCGTCTGCTATAATGCTTGCTGCTAGCCGTCACCCCGAAGGTGAGCCGGGCCAGCCGAACTACCAAGCAAGGGAGGAGCGGGGTGAAGAGTGTCAAAGGCCCCCCTTCATGTACACAAACACaccccctcccagcccctcccagcgCTTTGAAATCCCATCCCGGCTTTGTTGTCTCCCTCCCAAGGGGCCGGAATGCTCCGGGCCCGCGGTATAAAGGCAGCCGCGGTGGCGGTGGCGGCACAGAGCTCTGTGCTCCCTGCAGTCAGGACTCTGGGACCGCAGGGGGCTCCCAGACCCTGACTGTGCAACCGCACCGGCACGGTTTCGTGGGGACCCAGGCTTGCAAAGTGACggtcattttctctttctttctccctcttgagTCCTTCTGAGATGATGGCTCTGGGCGCAGCAGGAGCTGCCCGGGTCTTGGTCGCGCTGGTAGCGGCGGCTCTTGGCGGCCACCCTCTGCTGGGAGTGAGCGCCACCTTGAACTCGGTTCTCAATTCCAACGCGATCAAGAACCTGCCCCCACCGCTGGGCGGCGCTGCGGGGCACCCAGGCTCTGCAGTCAGCGCCGCGCCAGGAATTCTGTACCCGGGCGGGAATAAGTACCAGACCATTGACAACTACCAGGTGAGAGGGGTCGGGCAGTCAGAGGATGCTCTGACCTTGAAAGGGTCCTATTTGGAGAGGAGGGAGTAGAACGTGCTGAGTGTGTGCGGTTCAGGGAGCATTTGGCAACCCTGCAATTGGGAGCAGTGGGCGGTAGCAGGTTTTGGAGAGGTAGACAGATAGGGACTGTGATCAGCGCCCGGGTCCAAGAGGGCGGGTACCTGGACGTCTGGATGCCTCACCCTCTCCCCGAACCTTTCCCACAGCCGTACCCGTGCGCAGAGGATGAGGAGTGCGGCACTGATGAGTACTGCGCTAGTCCCACCCGCGGAGGGGACGCGGGCGTGCAAATCTGTCTCGCCTGCAGGAAGCGCCGAAAACGCTGCATGCGTCACGCTATGTGCTGCCCCGGGAATTACTGCAAAAATGGTGAGTCCTGAAAGCTCCCTTCACACTAAAACTGTCCAGCCTTTGAGCATCTACGAATAGGGGGGAAAAAACTCCGCCCTGAGAACTCTGTGGCGCCACCTGCAAATGGGTCTTCAGCATGCAGGATTCCGCTGAAGAATCTTCATTGCAAGTGTTTAATCgagaagaagagagaagttcGGAGGTCTCTGAGGTCCTTATCTTCCTCCGTGGCCCTCAATGATTCAATGCAACGGCTCACCTCGTAGTGGACCCTTCCATAAAAATTTGTCTGAGAGAACCTTGAGGTCAATTGAGAAGGGAGATGATGGGGAGGACAATGGGATCATACAGAGACCAAAGAAACCAGCTTTGGCGTTCTGCtacccttttcatttttcttactgtGACTCTCACGGCTTTGCCAGATTGGCCTCTCCTGATTTTTGCTGAAACTGTTGTCAGCCAGAGGACAGTGATTTATCTGCATGGGCCATTTTTAAGAAAGATCTTGATATCCTCACAACCTGACCCCtccatccttccccctccctctacCCTCTGCTGCCTTAATATAAGTACTCCTCCCCCCAACCACAGATCcactaacttttaatttttcaaaaggtGGATTTAGACAGCTAAAGAGGTCTCCAGAAATAAGCTAACAGGGTGACGACCCGCCTTAGGACCCAGCAGTACTCCAGGATGAACTAAGTAAATCTCTGTAATATGGAAATTACACAGTAAAGTAACTGGTGGGTGAGATTGCAATGTTCCAGGCAGCTGGAATTGCGTTTGCTTAACTTAGTCTGGCAGGACCCATATAGCACCAGGGGCAGAGAAGttatttttaagaacattttttaaagcgactgattttctttttcttaccccAAGGGTAATATTAAAATGGGCAGAAATCTCACTTGCCCCTACCACAGTTGGTGGGAAAGTATTTTAAATGGCTATACTAGGGATATTACATATGACTGACTGTATACAGTATACACATTTGTGCTTCTGTCCATCTAGAGAGTTTTTCATTAACAGTAAAGAGGTTTAAAATGATGTCACTGCAATGAAGTATCTCAAGTTGGTGCTGGCATGACAGACTGCCACTGTCATAGCTGTCAGCAGTAATGCATTACAACCCTGAAGTTAATCACTATTTCCTGCTTCTTTAGGAATATGTGTGTCTTCTGATCAAAATAATTTCCGAGGGGAAATTGAGGAAACCATTACTGAAAGCTTTGGTAATGATCATAGCACTTTGGATGGGTATTCCAGAAGAACAACATTGTCTTCAAAAATGTATCACAGCAAAGGTAAGGATGTCAAGACTCATTCTTAGCACATCAAAAATGTCTTTTGAATTGTTTTAGTGAAATGATGCAGGTTTAACAGTAACTATGTACTTTTTTCCTGCTGTCTTCTTCATAGGACAAGAAGGTTCTGTGTGTCTCCGGTCATCAGACTGTGCCACAGGACTGTGTTGTGCTAGACACTTCTGGTCCAAGATCTGTAAACCTGTCCTCAAAGAAGGTCAAGTGTGTACCAAGCATAGAAGAAAAGGCTCTCATGGGCTAGAAATATTCCAGCGTTGTTACTGCGGAGAAGGTCTGTCTTGCCGGATACAGAAAGATCACCATCAAGCCAGTAATTCTTCTAGGCTTCACACTTGTCAGAGACACTAAACCAGCTATCCAAATGCAGTGGACTCCTTTTATATAATAGAGGCTATGAAAACCTTTTATGACCTTCATCAACTCAATCCTGAGGATATACAagttctgtggtttcagttaagCATTCCAATAACATCTTCCAAAAACCTGGAGTGTAAGAGCTTTGTTTCTTTATGGAACTCCCTTGTGATTGCAGTAAATTACTGTATTGTAAATTCTCAGTGTGGCACTTACCTGTAAATGCAacaaaacttttaattatttttctaaaggtGCTGCACTGCCTATTATTCCTCTTGTTATGTAAATTTTTGTACACATTGATTGTTATCTTGACTGACAAATATTCTATATTGAATTGAAGTAAATCATTTCAGCTTATAGTTCTTAAAAGCATAACCCTTTACCCCTTTTAATTCTGGAGTCTAGAATGCAAGGATCTCTTGGAATGACAAATGATAGGtatctaaaatttacatgaaaatactAGCTTATTTTCTGAAATGTACTATCTTAATGcttaaattatatttctctttagGCTGTGatagtttttgaaataaaatttaacatttaatatcATGAAATGTTATAAGTAGACATGCATTTTGGGATTGTGATCTTAgacgtttgtgtgtgtgtacgtatgtgtgtgtTCTACAGGAACAGACGTGTGACATGGTTAAAGATGATCAGAGAAAAGACAGTGTCTAAATATAAGACAATATTGATCAGTTCTAGAATAACTTTAAAGAAAGACGTATTCTGCATTGATAAACTCAAATGGTCATGGCAGAATGAGAGTGAATCTTACATTACTACTTTCAAAAATAGTTTCCAATAAATTAATAATACCTACCTAAATGGTCAATATTTTTtggacaaggaagaaaatcatcCACAAAAATAACACTCCAAAGTACTTGGTGATTGGCGGGAACAGGAAGTGTGCCCATAAGTACAGTTAACAAATACCTGCAGATTTTGTACCCAACAAAATAATTTGCAGTATCTTAATTACTACTACATGCAAAGCAGACTTATTCtaattattttggttttaaaataattattcattgaAAATCCCAAATCCTTCTTCattccactcttttttctcttgctCGGTGagtttaatatttcaaattttgtttaaCCTGAAATCTATTGATTGGAATGAGGATAGGgatacaatattttaaagaaaacccaCAGGAATGAAATCtaaattttctttgcatttttacttGCCAGATTTCATATTATTTATACTGAGGAAAAGGGAAAGCAAACTTCCCAATTTACACTTTTTTTGTAGTATTCTAAAGTCTGCACCCAAACCACAAAATGCTGCGTTTTGGGCCTGCAAAGGATAGTAGTGACTGATCAATCAATCGTGCAAATATTTCCTTAAATAATGCAGATGTACTAgactgtttgttgtttttgtgttcCTGGAAGTCGTTCAGTTTCAAGGGGCTCAACCAATGGGACACAAGCTTTGGGTGGTTCTTCACTGAAAGAGGAACTGGCAGGATGTCTGCTGTTACATTCCTTTTGTCTGGAATTCTCAGCTTCCTCACCCAGgagaaactttctttttctacattCGCTTGTTTTCTGAAGTGCCAGAAAGGCCAATTCTAAGGCCTGCCATGTCCAATAAAGCAcaataaaggaaaggaaacaggaaactttttcttcaaaaagaagaaagagagcatTCTGCTTAAATGGGGAAAGAAGCAAACTTTTAAAGGGCTCTGGTTATTGGATCCTTTCCTTTCTACAGGAACGGACCTCAGTACATTGACCCTAGTGATAGCCTTTCTTGCTTCTCATCTCCAGATGAGAGATGTGTGGAAGAATACAAAACAAACCAAAGATGGACACCTCTTCTTCCTATCCAGCTGAGAAATTAAGAAGGGATTTCCATTAAAAAGAATTCTTCATATTTGTAAAGGTGAAAAATACCAAGAAAATTGTAGATTTTTATTAGCTAGTAATAGAGGCTAGAAGATGGAAATCagataaaatacaaattcaaaagaGGATTATTTAAGGAATCTAAAACAATTTGGGTAATGATTGTTTAAAATGtctgttgttgttgctgtgtgACTTTTAAACAATGTATTTTAATGGAAAATACATGCACCTGGGAAAATTTCACAAGGTATTTTATCTAATGTCAGTATACTCTACACACTGTCCTGCACGTTGCTTTTTTACTCTATGTGTCTTGTAGatcattttatataatacatagagAGGtgactcattctttttaaaggttACATTAAGTTTGTAGTATGTTGGAATGGCAATACTATAATCATTTTAACCAGTGACGTTTAAGTTGTTTCGAGAGTTTTTGATCTAACAAGTGATGTGTCATGAGTATAGAATTTTCATGTTCATGTGCTAGTATAGTTATAGGATGACTAATATTTGAAGCAAAGTCCAAAATGCATGCTTTCTGCAGCTACTAATAAAGTCTGGTATGAGCAAAATGTCCAGATGCCTGCTTATCACTGACCGAGTGATGATTAAGCTGTTGCTAAACtgtatcaaagaagaaaaagggaaatacaGGCTTATCCTAAAAATTTCACAGTGAACAGTAATCTCTGGCATTCAGTTAAAGCTAGACTTGTTCTAATTACtttgattttgaaattattaCTAAATACAATCACAAGCCTTTTCTCACCACTCCCTTTCCTTGTTTTGCTAGAGGAGTTGAATATTTCAAACTTTGTCTAATCTATTGATAGGAATGAGCCTGacccttcatttttaaattggtgaCATTATCAAACTTTATCATGTTACCAACTTTCTTTTATagccttaaagaaaaaaagacaatactACCACTAGGCTTATAAAGTGTCTTCCATTGATTTCTGTGATTGCAATTTTCATACCTTCTAAGATACTATTCTGAGGGCAATGTcgaattataaaagaaatactttatctttacattaaagaagaaaatactctCATAATTTAAGCTTTTGATACTTGTACAAAAGTGTGGGTACGTATGTGGTCCTTTATATATTGAA containing:
- the LOC105481020 gene encoding dickkopf-related protein 1 codes for the protein MMALGAAGAARVLVALVAAALGGHPLLGVSATLNSVLNSNAIKNLPPPLGGAAGHPGSAVSAAPGILYPGGNKYQTIDNYQPYPCAEDEECGTDEYCASPTRGGDAGVQICLACRKRRKRCMRHAMCCPGNYCKNGICVSSDQNNFRGEIEETITESFGNDHSTLDGYSRRTTLSSKMYHSKGQEGSVCLRSSDCATGLCCARHFWSKICKPVLKEGQVCTKHRRKGSHGLEIFQRCYCGEGLSCRIQKDHHQASNSSRLHTCQRH